From the Desulfovibrio sp. JY genome, one window contains:
- a CDS encoding response regulator transcription factor, whose protein sequence is MHIHRLLLVDDHQVVIEGIKGLFADHADIVIAGEATSGEQAVELASKLHPDVVIMDISMPGLNGVEATIAIRQAEPTADIIIYTMHSDQRFILELFKAGISGHVLKADDPALLVRAVETVCAGGTFFTTVTPQQLSRQFQGETAGDDEARLALLSRREMEVFRLLADGLALKRIAATLCISPKTVETHKYNIMEKLAAETPADLTKIALRHGLIKP, encoded by the coding sequence ATGCACATCCATCGACTCCTGCTCGTGGACGACCATCAGGTGGTCATCGAAGGCATCAAGGGACTTTTCGCCGACCACGCCGACATCGTGATCGCCGGCGAGGCCACTTCCGGCGAACAGGCCGTGGAGCTGGCAAGCAAACTCCATCCGGACGTGGTCATCATGGACATCTCCATGCCGGGCCTAAACGGTGTGGAGGCCACCATCGCCATTCGGCAGGCCGAGCCCACGGCGGACATCATCATCTACACCATGCACTCCGACCAGCGCTTCATCCTGGAGCTTTTTAAGGCCGGCATCTCCGGCCACGTGCTCAAGGCCGACGACCCGGCGCTGCTGGTGCGGGCCGTGGAAACGGTCTGCGCCGGAGGCACCTTTTTCACCACGGTCACGCCCCAACAACTCTCCCGCCAGTTCCAGGGCGAGACGGCCGGGGACGACGAGGCGCGCCTCGCCCTTCTAAGCCGCCGCGAAATGGAGGTCTTCCGCCTGCTCGCCGACGGCCTGGCCCTCAAGCGCATCGCCGCCACGCTGTGCATCAGCCCCAAGACCGTGGAGACCCACAAGTACAACATCATGGAAAAGCTTGCCGCCGAGACCCCGGCCGACCTGACCAAGATCGCCCTGCGCCATGGGCTGATAAAGCCTTGA
- the nrfD gene encoding polysulfide reductase NrfD, which yields MPDVMELVGVVPAPDWGALEPLALGMLTAGAAALILAALTLLWGRGERLARPFSLAALTAGLCGQSALFVSLEQPLRAYEFFLHPSTTSWTAAGAYIVPVFLLTALGLVWRTRRPRPANRTLAALALLPGIAVFTYATNEIMACVGRALWTSPMLPPLFVIAGLAGGIGLTACLAGGRDAGSGFNRALAGYAALSAGACAALAIFLPAPAGFAGAVSLWWHAPDLLCLLAVVVAVLGWKSAGRGLYVAGVGGLAADFLLFWKLIQLGQAFPRDAATVADKAAFLDLLSGPSLLALAGTAGLLLALGLLVPALLPEKTLPAPHGVRS from the coding sequence ATGCCTGATGTCATGGAACTCGTCGGCGTCGTGCCCGCGCCGGATTGGGGCGCGCTTGAACCGTTGGCCCTCGGTATGCTGACCGCCGGCGCGGCGGCCCTGATCCTGGCCGCGCTGACCTTGCTGTGGGGCCGGGGCGAACGGCTGGCCCGGCCGTTTTCCCTGGCGGCGCTCACCGCCGGCCTGTGCGGCCAGTCGGCCCTTTTCGTTTCCCTGGAGCAGCCGCTTCGGGCCTACGAATTCTTCCTTCACCCGTCCACGACCTCCTGGACCGCCGCCGGGGCCTACATCGTTCCGGTATTTCTGCTCACCGCGTTGGGCCTCGTTTGGCGCACGCGCCGACCGCGCCCGGCCAACCGGACCCTGGCCGCCCTGGCGCTTTTGCCCGGCATCGCGGTCTTTACCTACGCCACCAACGAAATCATGGCCTGCGTCGGCCGGGCCTTGTGGACAAGCCCGATGCTGCCGCCGCTTTTCGTCATCGCCGGGCTGGCCGGGGGCATCGGCCTGACCGCCTGTCTGGCCGGTGGCAGGGACGCCGGGTCCGGGTTCAACCGGGCCCTGGCCGGCTATGCCGCCCTGAGCGCGGGCGCTTGCGCGGCCTTGGCCATTTTCCTGCCCGCGCCCGCCGGATTCGCCGGGGCCGTGAGCCTCTGGTGGCACGCCCCGGACCTGCTCTGTCTGCTGGCCGTGGTCGTGGCCGTCCTCGGCTGGAAAAGCGCCGGGCGCGGCCTGTATGTGGCCGGCGTGGGCGGACTGGCCGCCGATTTCCTGCTCTTCTGGAAGCTCATCCAACTCGGCCAGGCCTTCCCCCGCGACGCCGCCACCGTGGCCGACAAGGCCGCCTTCCTCGACCTGCTGTCCGGGCCGTCGCTTCTGGCCCTGGCCGGAACCGCCGGACTGCTCCTGGCCCTGGGGTTGCTCGTGCCCGCGCTTTTGCCCGAAAAAACGCTGCCCGCGCCCCACGGCGTCCGCTCATAA
- a CDS encoding 4Fe-4S dicluster domain-containing protein: protein MDRRSFLKLLGLGGASVGIVAPGEAFAAGSAKGPRYAMVVDLRRCVGCQSCTVSCGLENRTPVGDFRTTVGEYVLRDAETKRSFVASLPRLCNHCEKPACIPVCPVKATYQRPDGIVVIDGTKCLGCGFCVQACPYGARFLNHETRTADKCTFCAHRLAAGLLPACVENCVGGARHFGDVNNPESVVGRLLREHDGALAVLYPEKKTEPSVYYLGLDPFFVSAADVAAPMPYRDLRQGGSHA, encoded by the coding sequence ATGGACAGGAGATCGTTTCTCAAACTGCTGGGGCTTGGCGGCGCGAGCGTCGGGATCGTGGCCCCGGGCGAAGCCTTCGCCGCCGGGAGCGCCAAGGGACCGCGCTACGCCATGGTCGTGGATCTGCGGCGCTGCGTGGGCTGCCAGTCGTGCACCGTGAGCTGCGGCCTGGAAAACCGCACCCCGGTCGGGGATTTCCGCACCACCGTGGGCGAATACGTGCTGCGCGACGCCGAGACGAAGCGTTCGTTCGTCGCCTCGCTGCCGCGCCTGTGCAACCACTGCGAAAAGCCGGCCTGCATCCCGGTCTGCCCGGTAAAGGCCACCTATCAGCGTCCGGACGGCATCGTGGTCATCGACGGGACCAAGTGCCTCGGCTGCGGCTTCTGCGTCCAGGCGTGCCCCTACGGGGCGCGGTTTCTCAACCACGAGACCAGGACCGCCGACAAGTGCACCTTCTGCGCCCACCGCCTGGCCGCCGGATTGCTGCCGGCCTGCGTGGAAAACTGCGTGGGCGGGGCGCGCCATTTCGGCGACGTCAACAATCCCGAAAGCGTCGTCGGCCGCCTGCTGCGCGAACACGACGGCGCGCTGGCCGTGCTCTACCCCGAAAAGAAAACCGAGCCTTCCGTCTATTACCTCGGCCTCGATCCCTTTTTCGTCAGCGCCGCCGATGTGGCCGCGCCCATGCCCTACCGCGATCTGCGCCAGGGAGGAAGCCATGCCTGA
- a CDS encoding transcriptional repressor has translation MTVGNTRLDAMVAHLRRQGHRISPQRLEILRELAGSPDHPTAEALHRRLLPRFPAMSLATVYKTIAALKQCGEILELQFSDRDNRYDAIHPTPHPHCICVECGAVADPPAPDMERFVASLIEASGYAISSHRLDFFGLCPRCRKKHGV, from the coding sequence ATGACCGTCGGCAATACCCGCCTCGACGCCATGGTGGCGCATCTGCGCCGCCAGGGGCACCGCATTTCCCCGCAACGCCTGGAAATCCTGCGCGAACTGGCCGGCAGCCCCGACCATCCCACGGCCGAGGCGCTCCACCGCCGTCTGCTGCCGCGTTTCCCGGCCATGAGTCTGGCCACGGTCTACAAGACCATTGCCGCCCTCAAGCAGTGCGGCGAGATCCTGGAGCTGCAATTCAGCGACCGGGACAACCGCTACGACGCCATCCACCCGACGCCCCATCCGCACTGCATCTGTGTGGAATGCGGGGCCGTGGCCGATCCGCCCGCCCCGGACATGGAGCGCTTCGTCGCCTCCCTGATCGAAGCCAGCGGCTACGCCATCAGTTCCCACCGCCTGGATTTTTTCGGCCTGTGCCCGCGCTGCCGTAAAAAACACGGCGTCTAG
- a CDS encoding catalase produces the protein MPDKKNMTTGFGVPIGDDQNTVTAGSRGPALMQDVHLLEKMAHFDRERIPERVVHAKGAGAYGYFEVTADVTRYTKAAFLSQVGKRTEVFARFSTVGGERGSADSARDPRGFALKFYTEDGNYDMVGNNTPVFFIRDPLKFPDFIHTQKRNPQTNLKDANMFWDFLSLTPESLHQVTVLFSDRGTPATYRNMNGYSSHTYKWYNAAGDYFWVKYHFKTDQGIKNLTRQESEHLAGASPDHATEDLYNAIASGNPPSWTLEMQIMTPEQAEDYRFDIFDVTKVWPHADVPPIKIGKLVLDRNPVNYFAEVEQAAFNPSNLVPGIAASPDKMLQGRLFSYHDTHLHRLGPNYQLIPVNAPKAAKAQNYQRDGFMRVDDGGGSGPNYWPNSFGGPAPDAVALEPHFPVHGEAGRHAYTHPNDDHSQPGELYRKAMNDMDREHLAGNIVDHLKNALPRIQKRQCALFYKADAAWGEGVAKGLGLDLAEVKKLADMTREERAAATAG, from the coding sequence ATGCCCGACAAAAAGAACATGACCACCGGATTCGGAGTCCCCATTGGCGACGACCAGAATACCGTCACCGCCGGTTCGCGCGGTCCGGCGCTCATGCAGGACGTGCATCTGTTGGAAAAAATGGCCCATTTCGACCGGGAGCGCATTCCCGAGCGGGTGGTCCATGCCAAGGGGGCCGGGGCCTACGGCTACTTCGAGGTCACGGCCGACGTGACCCGCTACACCAAGGCGGCGTTTCTCTCCCAGGTGGGCAAGCGCACCGAGGTCTTCGCCCGGTTCTCCACCGTGGGCGGCGAGCGCGGCTCGGCCGATTCGGCCCGCGATCCCCGGGGATTCGCGCTCAAGTTCTACACCGAGGACGGCAACTACGACATGGTCGGCAACAACACGCCGGTCTTTTTCATCCGCGATCCGCTCAAATTCCCGGATTTCATCCACACCCAGAAGCGCAATCCCCAGACCAACCTGAAAGACGCCAATATGTTCTGGGATTTCCTGTCGCTCACCCCGGAATCCCTGCACCAGGTGACGGTCCTTTTCTCCGACCGGGGCACCCCGGCCACCTACCGCAACATGAACGGCTACAGCAGCCATACCTATAAATGGTACAACGCGGCCGGGGATTATTTCTGGGTGAAGTACCACTTCAAGACCGACCAGGGCATCAAAAACCTGACTCGCCAGGAGTCCGAACACCTTGCCGGCGCCAGTCCCGACCACGCCACCGAGGACCTCTACAACGCCATCGCCTCGGGTAATCCGCCCTCCTGGACCCTGGAGATGCAGATCATGACCCCGGAGCAGGCCGAGGACTACCGCTTCGACATCTTCGACGTGACCAAGGTCTGGCCCCACGCCGACGTGCCGCCGATCAAGATCGGCAAGCTCGTGCTGGACAGAAATCCGGTCAACTACTTCGCCGAGGTGGAGCAGGCGGCGTTTAATCCGAGCAACCTGGTGCCCGGCATCGCGGCCTCGCCGGACAAGATGCTCCAAGGCCGGCTCTTTTCCTACCACGACACCCACCTGCACCGGCTCGGCCCCAATTACCAGCTCATTCCGGTCAACGCGCCCAAGGCCGCCAAGGCCCAGAACTACCAGCGCGACGGCTTCATGCGCGTCGACGACGGCGGCGGCTCCGGCCCCAACTACTGGCCCAACAGCTTCGGCGGCCCGGCCCCGGATGCGGTCGCCCTGGAACCGCACTTTCCCGTGCATGGCGAGGCCGGCCGGCACGCCTACACCCATCCCAACGACGATCACAGCCAGCCCGGGGAACTCTACCGCAAGGCCATGAACGACATGGACCGGGAGCACCTTGCCGGCAACATCGTGGATCACCTCAAAAACGCCCTCCCGCGCATCCAGAAGCGCCAGTGCGCGCTCTTCTACAAGGCCGATGCCGCGTGGGGCGAGGGCGTGGCCAAAGGACTCGGCCTCGATCTGGCCGAAGTGAAAAAGCTCGCGGACATGACCAGGGAAGAACGCGCCGCCGCGACAGCGGGGTAA
- a CDS encoding IS1595 family transposase — protein MARNIVQFQKGMSEDAFEAQFGTEEKCWAHLVQWRWPEGFVCPICGRDKYSLLIVGRRRLFQCSHCRTQTSVTAGTIFASTKVPLKKWFRAIYHLTQSKGGISSVELARRLGVTQTTAWKMSHKLMQVMLEREHQQRLTGRVEMDDAYLGGKRRGGKRGRGAPGKIPFIAAVETTKSGQPHKMKLCRVKGFRRNEVQRASQKILRSGTLVVTDRLPCFSEVQAAGCRHEPVQDSGRKAVQDSVFKWVNTMLGNVKSALLGTYRAVRGKHVSRYLASFGYRFNRRYDLATMLTRLAWVSLRTPPMPYRLLKLAEDCA, from the coding sequence ATGGCAAGAAACATTGTGCAATTCCAGAAGGGTATGAGCGAAGATGCGTTTGAGGCGCAATTCGGCACCGAGGAGAAATGCTGGGCACACCTCGTGCAATGGCGTTGGCCCGAAGGATTCGTTTGTCCAATTTGCGGCAGGGATAAGTACTCGCTGCTTATTGTTGGCAGGCGACGGCTCTTTCAGTGCTCACATTGCCGTACGCAGACTTCGGTGACCGCTGGCACAATCTTCGCTTCCACCAAAGTTCCCCTCAAGAAGTGGTTCCGCGCCATTTATCACCTCACTCAAAGCAAGGGCGGCATCTCCAGTGTCGAATTAGCCCGCAGACTTGGTGTCACGCAAACGACGGCCTGGAAAATGTCTCACAAGCTGATGCAGGTCATGCTCGAACGTGAACACCAGCAACGTCTCACCGGCCGCGTAGAGATGGACGATGCTTACCTTGGCGGTAAACGACGTGGTGGGAAACGTGGACGTGGTGCCCCAGGAAAAATTCCGTTTATTGCGGCAGTTGAAACGACAAAAAGTGGACAACCACACAAGATGAAGCTGTGCCGAGTCAAAGGTTTTCGGCGTAATGAGGTGCAGCGGGCATCTCAGAAAATCTTGCGTTCCGGGACATTGGTGGTGACGGACCGGTTGCCATGTTTTTCCGAGGTCCAGGCTGCGGGCTGTCGGCACGAACCCGTTCAAGACAGTGGCCGCAAGGCTGTGCAGGACTCAGTATTTAAGTGGGTCAACACCATGCTTGGCAATGTGAAGTCAGCATTATTGGGAACATATCGTGCCGTGAGAGGCAAACATGTGTCGCGCTATCTGGCCTCGTTCGGATATCGATTCAATCGCCGTTATGACTTGGCGACAATGCTCACGCGGTTGGCCTGGGTCTCCTTGCGGACGCCGCCCATGCCTTACAGACTGCTCAAACTGGCTGAGGATTGTGCGTAA
- the ttrA gene encoding tetrathionate reductase subunit TtrA produces the protein MMDQSSLPQNGTPPDQGKRDLLKKGAVVAGLGLFAAASAGAAVKVVSGLVTGSAGKALADPINKNSLPPEYRVDAAGKVHEAKGQRVAFNQCWGCTTFCGVRLHIDDATDAVTRVAGNPYNPLAHEHHFAMDTPVEETLRRLSADKDQGHDKRSTTCGRGAAMLDASKNPFRITRCLKRVGKRGEGKWKTIPFEQLVAEVVDGGDLFGEGHVDGLRAIREAKGPANPAMPEFGPQSNRLLLTYAVDDGRETFFYKRFGMQAFGTKNFGKHGAYCGLSFRIGSGLFMDDLKKNTHIKPDFENCEFAIFWGTAPSQAGNPFNRSGRMLAAGRSDGTLRYAVVDPVLRMPMASASRDRCQWVPILPGMDSALAMGMMRWIFDNERFDKGFLSRPTLAAAKAAGEAGFCNATHLVRLSGPGAGHILMASDMGLATPAAPAKDAGKPATDPANPGDVPMVMGLDGKPVPADGCPEAALFHRGEVRLPDGSTATVATALTLLREEAARHSLEDYAAYCGVPVDTMTGLARELTAHGKRAAVDVHGGMMSTSGGNATFTVLTLNTLIGNINAKGGIATTAGAFHAGPALKGPRYDLENFPGEIQAKGFPAIRCRAPYQKSTEFKQKSAAGKNPYPSELPWYPLTPPNMPGEHLLSHANGSPFTYKCWITWTGNVIYGHGGLKHAVDKHLRDPASLPLIIGIDTFHNETNAYADYLVPDPCMYEVWGGFSGAWAGVLTKMSTARWPAIEPRQEKSAVGEPVCMELFLIEVAKRLGLPGFGDKAIPGRGGTLYPLNTPQDYYLRLAANVAWFKGDVLPSPSDRDVALSGIGRILPDIARVLPPEERGPVAYVYSRGGRFAPYGASYAGDAVKAKWEKALQVYNEEAALAINSQTGRHYSGTPRFLPPRLTDGRELREVWTEKDYPLLMTSFKSSLINSYAVISDRLLAVKPINMVMVHTDDAKRLGVSRGDLVRVVSPAGSAEARVVVGDVVMPGVVAVEHGFGHTALGAADVEVDGKVIRADRRAAAGFSLNDLTPPDPTRKGASTLLEHEYGCSARQGIPIRLEKV, from the coding sequence ATGATGGACCAATCTTCCCTGCCGCAAAACGGCACGCCCCCGGATCAGGGCAAACGCGATCTGCTCAAAAAAGGCGCGGTGGTCGCGGGGCTCGGGCTTTTCGCCGCCGCCTCGGCCGGCGCGGCCGTGAAGGTCGTAAGCGGCCTTGTGACCGGCTCCGCCGGCAAGGCCCTGGCCGATCCCATAAACAAGAACTCCCTGCCCCCGGAATATCGCGTCGACGCCGCCGGAAAGGTGCACGAGGCCAAGGGCCAGCGTGTGGCCTTCAACCAGTGCTGGGGCTGCACCACCTTTTGCGGCGTGCGGCTCCATATCGACGACGCGACGGACGCCGTGACCCGGGTGGCCGGCAATCCCTACAACCCGCTGGCCCACGAGCATCATTTCGCCATGGACACCCCGGTGGAGGAAACCCTGCGCCGGCTCTCGGCCGACAAGGATCAGGGCCACGACAAGCGCTCCACCACCTGCGGCCGAGGCGCGGCCATGCTCGACGCCTCGAAAAACCCCTTCCGCATCACCCGCTGCCTCAAGCGCGTGGGCAAGCGCGGCGAAGGCAAGTGGAAGACCATTCCCTTCGAGCAGCTCGTGGCCGAGGTGGTGGACGGCGGCGACCTCTTCGGCGAGGGCCATGTGGACGGGCTTCGGGCCATCCGCGAGGCCAAGGGGCCGGCCAATCCGGCCATGCCGGAATTCGGCCCCCAGTCCAACCGCCTGCTTTTGACCTATGCCGTGGACGACGGCCGGGAGACGTTTTTCTACAAGCGCTTCGGCATGCAGGCCTTCGGCACCAAGAACTTCGGCAAGCACGGGGCCTACTGCGGCCTGTCCTTTCGCATCGGCTCCGGGCTGTTCATGGACGACCTCAAGAAAAACACCCACATCAAGCCGGATTTCGAAAACTGCGAATTCGCCATTTTCTGGGGTACGGCCCCGTCCCAGGCCGGCAACCCGTTCAACCGCTCGGGCCGGATGCTGGCCGCCGGACGTAGCGACGGCACGCTACGCTATGCCGTGGTGGACCCGGTGCTGCGTATGCCCATGGCCAGCGCTTCGCGGGACCGCTGCCAGTGGGTGCCCATCCTGCCGGGCATGGACTCGGCCCTGGCCATGGGCATGATGCGCTGGATTTTCGACAACGAGCGCTTCGACAAGGGCTTTTTGTCCCGGCCCACCCTGGCCGCCGCCAAGGCCGCCGGCGAAGCCGGCTTTTGCAACGCCACGCATCTGGTGCGGCTTTCCGGCCCGGGCGCGGGCCATATCCTCATGGCCTCGGACATGGGCCTGGCCACCCCGGCCGCGCCCGCCAAGGACGCCGGCAAGCCCGCCACCGACCCAGCCAACCCCGGGGACGTGCCCATGGTCATGGGCCTGGACGGCAAGCCGGTCCCGGCCGACGGTTGCCCGGAAGCGGCACTTTTCCACCGGGGCGAGGTCAGGCTGCCGGACGGCTCGACCGCAACCGTGGCCACGGCGCTGACCCTGCTGCGCGAGGAAGCGGCCAGGCACAGCCTGGAAGACTATGCCGCCTACTGCGGCGTGCCGGTGGACACCATGACGGGACTGGCCCGGGAGCTGACCGCCCATGGCAAGCGGGCCGCCGTGGACGTGCACGGCGGCATGATGAGCACCTCCGGCGGCAACGCCACGTTCACCGTGCTCACCCTCAATACGCTGATCGGCAACATCAACGCCAAGGGCGGCATCGCCACCACGGCCGGGGCGTTTCACGCCGGCCCGGCGCTCAAAGGTCCGCGCTACGACCTGGAAAATTTCCCCGGCGAGATCCAGGCCAAGGGATTCCCGGCCATCCGCTGCCGGGCTCCGTACCAGAAGTCGACAGAATTCAAGCAGAAATCCGCCGCCGGCAAGAATCCCTATCCGTCGGAGCTGCCCTGGTACCCGCTGACCCCGCCCAACATGCCCGGCGAGCATCTGCTGTCCCACGCCAACGGCTCGCCGTTTACGTACAAATGCTGGATCACCTGGACCGGCAACGTCATCTACGGCCACGGCGGGCTCAAACACGCCGTGGACAAACATCTGCGCGACCCGGCCAGCCTGCCGCTTATCATCGGCATCGACACCTTCCACAACGAGACCAACGCCTACGCCGATTATCTCGTGCCCGATCCGTGCATGTACGAGGTCTGGGGCGGCTTTTCCGGGGCCTGGGCCGGGGTGTTGACCAAGATGTCAACGGCCCGCTGGCCGGCCATCGAACCGCGCCAGGAAAAAAGCGCCGTCGGCGAACCGGTGTGCATGGAGCTTTTTCTCATCGAAGTGGCCAAGCGCCTGGGCCTGCCGGGTTTCGGCGACAAGGCCATTCCCGGCCGGGGCGGCACCCTCTATCCGCTCAACACGCCCCAGGACTACTACCTGCGCCTGGCGGCCAACGTGGCCTGGTTCAAGGGCGACGTGCTGCCGAGCCCCAGCGATCGGGACGTGGCGCTTTCGGGCATCGGCCGCATCCTGCCGGACATCGCCAGGGTGCTGCCGCCCGAGGAACGCGGCCCGGTGGCCTACGTCTACAGCCGGGGCGGCCGGTTCGCCCCCTACGGCGCGAGCTACGCCGGGGACGCGGTCAAGGCCAAGTGGGAAAAGGCGCTCCAGGTCTATAACGAGGAGGCGGCCCTGGCGATCAACTCCCAGACCGGCAGGCACTATAGCGGCACGCCCCGCTTCCTGCCGCCGCGACTCACCGACGGCCGGGAACTGCGCGAAGTCTGGACCGAGAAGGACTACCCGCTGCTCATGACGTCCTTCAAATCGAGCCTCATCAATTCCTACGCCGTCATCTCCGACCGGCTCCTGGCCGTCAAACCCATCAACATGGTCATGGTCCACACCGACGACGCCAAGCGCCTGGGCGTATCCCGGGGCGATCTTGTGCGCGTGGTGAGTCCGGCCGGCAGCGCCGAAGCCCGGGTGGTGGTCGGGGACGTGGTCATGCCGGGCGTCGTCGCCGTGGAACACGGCTTCGGCCATACGGCGCTTGGGGCCGCCGACGTGGAAGTGGACGGCAAGGTGATCCGGGCCGACCGCCGGGCCGCCGCCGGCTTCTCCCTCAACGACCTGACGCCGCCGGATCCCACCCGCAAGGGCGCGTCCACCCTGCTCGAGCATGAATACGGCTGTTCCGCCCGGCAGGGCATCCCCATACGGTTGGAAAAGGTCTGA
- a CDS encoding DUF47 family protein encodes MLPRALRFLGPRRKDYLPGLCDHYRPVGRGMALLAEALRHCLDACADDAFAALVGEIDILEGAADKIKRRIRNHLPAAGLMVVDKTLFLDYTQRQDDILDAILEAAVWLDLDDFVVPPPLGAAMRDCVAEAARSVELLEPALADTVQYILCGKGERDAVKGAMQAVRDQHKRVSRAKRSLIAAAYGTDMEFGRVYQVVRFVEYVYRASRKAGNCADILRAMLAR; translated from the coding sequence ATGCTGCCCCGCGCCCTGCGCTTTCTCGGTCCGCGCCGCAAGGATTACCTGCCGGGGCTGTGCGACCATTACCGGCCCGTGGGCAGGGGCATGGCGCTTTTGGCCGAGGCCCTGCGGCATTGCCTCGACGCCTGCGCGGACGATGCCTTCGCGGCCCTGGTCGGGGAGATCGACATCCTGGAGGGGGCCGCCGACAAGATCAAGCGGCGCATCCGCAACCACCTGCCGGCGGCCGGGCTCATGGTGGTCGATAAGACCCTTTTTCTCGATTATACCCAGCGGCAGGACGATATCCTCGACGCCATCCTGGAAGCCGCCGTCTGGCTCGACCTCGACGACTTCGTGGTGCCGCCGCCCCTTGGCGCGGCCATGCGGGATTGCGTGGCCGAGGCGGCTCGCAGCGTGGAACTGCTGGAGCCGGCCCTTGCCGACACGGTGCAATACATCCTGTGCGGCAAGGGGGAGCGCGACGCGGTCAAGGGGGCCATGCAGGCCGTGCGCGACCAGCACAAGCGCGTGTCCCGGGCCAAGCGGTCGCTTATCGCCGCGGCCTACGGCACGGACATGGAATTCGGCCGCGTCTACCAGGTGGTGCGCTTTGTGGAATACGTCTACCGGGCCAGCCGCAAGGCGGGCAACTGCGCCGACATCCTGCGCGCCATGCTCGCCCGCTGA